The following is a genomic window from Candidatus Effluviviaceae Genus I sp..
ACCACGGGAGTGGCCCTTGCCAGGTCTGCGTCTGCGCGCCGGTGTCCGTGTGAGCGGCGACCGGGATTCGGCAGCAGGGTCCGCGGGCCTTCCGCTCTCTCCGGTTGCCGGGGCGGCGGCCGGCGGGTAGCATCGCGTCGCCATTGGTTCAGTCCGGCGTGGAGGCATCCATGAGCGACGACCGCCTGAGCGTTCTCCACATCATCGAGTCCCCGTCGTGGACCGGGGCGATGGCCCAGACGCTGGCCCTCTGCGAGGGGCTGGCGAAGCGGGGGCACCGCGTGACGCTCGTGACGACGGGGGGGAGCATCCTCGATGGGCGGGCGCGCGCGGCGGGGATCGACGTCGTCCCGATGGACCTGATCTCGGAGCTCCACCCGCTCGTCATTGGGCGCCTGGCGCGTCTCATCGCTGCACGCTCGGTTGACGTGGTCCACGCGCACCGCGCGCACGCGCACACGCTGGGGCTCATCGCGGCCGCGCTGACGCGCCGCCCGTTCGTTGTCTCGCGCCGCGTCGCTCACAGGCCGAAGGACAACCTGGGCAGTCGCATCAAGTACACGTCGGGGGTGGTCACGAGGATCGTTGCGATCTCCCAGGCAGTGAAGGACGTGCTCGTGGACTACGGCGTTGACCCAGAGCGAATCAGCGTCGTGTACAGCGGGACGGACACCACGCGGTACCGTCCCGGGCTCGATGGCGGGCGCGTGCGGCGTGAGCTCGGGGTGCCGGACCGGGCGCCACTCATCGCCAAGGTCGCCAACTTCTATCCCGGCTGGAAGGGACACGACGTGTTCCTTCGGGCGGCGCGTCTGGTGCTTGAGGCCGTACCGGATGCCTGGTTCCTTCTGGTAGGGAAGAGCACCGACTCGGAGGCGATGCGGACCGCCGTCGCCGCAGCCGGGCTGGGCCATCGCGTCGTCATGGCGGGATATCGTGAGGACATACCGGAAGTCCTCGCGGCGATGGACGTCCTTGCGAACTCCCCTCGCTCCCGCGAGGGTCTGTCTGTCGCGATCCTCGAGGCGCTCGCCGCCGGGCGACCGGTCGTCGCGACACGGGTCGGTGGGATCCCCGAGATCGTGCTCGACGGTGAGACCGGACTTCTGGTCGCGCCCGAGGACCCGAGGGCTCTCGCGGACGCGGTCGTGCGGCTCGTGTCCGACAGAGAACTCGCGGCGCGGCTGTGCGCGAACGCGGTGCGCCTGGTCAGGGACCGGTTCACGTTCGAGAGAATGGTCGAGGGGAACGAGCGCGTCTACACGAGCATCGTGTCAGGGCGGCCGGGACGATGAACTCCGAGTCGCGGCAGGGCGGACCGACCTTCGTCGCCGACGCGATGCTCGGGCGACTTGCGAAGACGCTCCGGATGCTGGGGTACGACGCCGCGTATGCCGCCCACGCCCCCGACGAGGAGATCCGGCTCGCGGCCCTGCGCGACGGGCGCGTGATCCTCACCCGCGACCGTGAGATCGCCGCGACGCGCCTGCCCGTCCGCGTCGTGCTCGTCGAGGGCGACCGCGTGGCGGACCAGCTCAGGTTCGTGGCGCGCGAGCTTGGCCTGTCGCCCGACCCCGCGGGGTTCTTCTCCCGGTGCCTGCGCTGCAACGTGCCCGTTACCGAGGCCCACGCCGATGAGATGGGCGGGCTCGTGCCGCCGTACGTCCTCGCGACGCAGTCGCGCTTCGCCAGGTGCCCGTCGTGCGGGCGCGTCTACTGGGCGGCGACGCACGTCGCGCGGGCGAGGGCGTGGCTGCGGTCCGTCCTCGGAGAGAGGGGTGGGGGAGCGGGCGTGGCGACGCGTCGCAAGAACGTCCTCGTGACCGGGCGCCCCGGGGTCGGGAAGACCACGCTCATCCGCGCGGTCGCGTCCCGTCTGGGCGTGCGCGCGATGGGGTTCGTCACGAGGGAGATCCGCGAGGGCGGCGAGCGCGTGGGGTTCCTGATCGAGGACCTCGACGGGTCCGCCTCGGGCGTGCTCGCACGCGTGGACCTCGAGAGCCCCTACCGCGTCGGGCGATACGGTGTGAACCGGGACGATCTCGAGCGCGTGGGCGTGCCGGCCGTCGAGCGCGCCGTCGCCGGCGCGCGCCTCGTCGTGATGGACGAGATCGGGCGCATGGAGCTCTGCTCGGAGCGGTTCCAGCGCGCTGTGCTCACCGCGCTCGACTCGCCGGTCGCCGTCCTTGCGACCGTCCAGGACCGGTCGAACGCGTTCCTCGACGCGATCCGCGCGCGCGACGACATCGTGCTGCTCCGGGTCACCGAGGCGACCCGGGACGCCGTGCGCGATGAGGCGGTCCGGGCTCTCAGGGTTCTCCTCGCACGGGATGGTGCCGGGCCCGACGGCAGCCCAGGAGCGTGACATGGCCCGCGTGCTCACCGTGCTCTTCTGCGTGACCTCTCGCGACTGGGGCGGCACCGAGAAGTGGGCGCTCGAGGCCGCGCGCTCGCTGTCCGGGCGCGGGCACGGCGCCATGGCGCTCTGGTCGCACGAGCGCGTCCTCCGCCAGGTCGAGGCGCGCGGCCTGCCGGCTCGCCGCGTGTGGCTCCCGGGCGATGTCAACCCGATCTCCTTCGCGTCGCTCGCCGGCGCGCTTCGCGCCGAGCGCCCGGACGTGCTCGTGCTCACGAAGCAGCGCGAGCACTGGGTCGGCGGGCTGACCGCGCGTCTCGCCGGCCGGCCGCTCGGCGCGCCGTGGAGTCGCTGGGCGTCGAGCCGGGCGCGCCCGTGGTCGTGGCGGTCGGGCGACTCGCGCGGATGACGGGCTTTGACGCGCTGATCAGGGCCTTCGCGGAGGTGCGGTCGCAGGTGCCGGGGGCGCGGCTGGTGATCGTCGGCGAGGGCGGCCGGCGGAAGGACCTCGAAGAGGAGGCGCGGCGCGCGGGCGTCGCCGAGGCGGTCGTGTTCGCGGGCTTCCGTGACGATGTGCGAGACCTGCTCGGAGCGGCCGACGTCTTCGCGCTCTCGTCGTTCAACGAGGGGATGGCGAATACGCTGCTCGAGGCGATGTCCGTCGGCGCGCCGATCGTCGCGACGGACGTGTCGGGGACCAGAGAGGCCGTCCGCGACCGGGAGGACGGGCTCGTCGTCCCGCCGGGAGACGAGCGGGCGCTCGCCCGCGCGATCGAGGAGCTGCTGAGAGACCCCGCGCTTGCGCGCAGGCTGGGCGGCTCGGCCCTGGCCAGGGCCCGCTCGCTCTTCACGTACGAGAGGATGGCGGAGGACCTCGAGGGACTCCTGCTCGACGCCGCGGTCAGCCGGCGGCGCGGCGCCCCGCGCGGTCCGGAGGCCACGTGCCGGCCTTGATGCCGCCCGCCAGGACGAGGAAGACGCCCGAAAGTCCCACGGGCACGGCGAGAAGCAGGAGCGTCCTGAGCGCGCCGAGCGGCGGGTAGTAGGGCGCCCGCAGCAGCACCCACGCCACCGCCAGGAGCGCCGCCGCGACGAGCCCGATTCCGGCCGCGGTGTGCCATCGGAGCCCCGCCATCGCCGCGAGCACGATCAGGATGGTGTAGACGATCTTGACGACCGCGACGAGCAGGCTCTCCGGCTCGGCGGTGAGCGTCATGCCCAGCCAGAGCACCGCGAAGACGGCGGCCGCGACCGCGGCGGCGATCGCGAGGAGCTTCCAGGCGCCGGTGTCGTCCGACGGGCGGCTCAACGGATCCTCCGTCCCGGCGGCTGCCGGTCCTCGATCGAGGGGCCGACCGAGGCTCCGTAGACCGTCGTCTCGACCGTGCCGTCAGCGCCGACGACGCGGTCCATCGCCTCGTCGTCGAAGGCGCCGATCGTGCAGCATCCGAGGCCCAGCGCCGTCGCCGCGAGATAGGTGTTCTGACCCACGTGCCCCGCGTCGAGGAACACGTAGCGGTGCCCGCGCTCTCCGTAGCGCCCCGTGGTCCTGGGGAGCACGGCCGTCCACAGGAGCGTGACGGAGGCCTGCTTGCACATCGTCTGCCCGAGCGCGGCCTTCGCGACCTCGGCGCCCACGTCGCCCGCGCGGATGAGCATGAGCGCGTGGTCGTCGGGGATGAACCGGTAGAGCCCCGGATCGAGCCCCTTCACGTTGTTCACCACGACGTACGCATCGATGGGGTAGCACGCTCCGGCGGACGGCGCGTTACGGAGTTCGCGCGCGCCGGATCGGCCGGTGACGCCGTGCGTGGACCAGAGAAGCTGCGAGAGCGCGGCCGTCGTCATCGGTCTCGAGCCGTAGTGGCGCACGGAGCGCCGCGACGCGAGCACCTGCCACAGCGGAAGACCGCCCTCGGCGATCGGGGTCGGAAGTTCGAAGACCGCGCCGGCCGCCTCGCTCTGCGGTGTCCCGACGCCCTCGCCCCCCGGGGCTTCCGGGCGCTTTCCCTCGCGGGGCCTGCGCGATCGCTGGGTCCCGGCCATGCTCGCCTCCGTGCCGGCACGCGCCGGCGCTCGTTCCGCGGCGCCTTCCGTGGTGGAGTCCGGCCGCGTTCAGAGGAGCAGTATAGACCATGCGCTCAGGCGCGCCAAGCCCCTGACCGCGGTTGCGCGCGGGGAGCGGGGGCGGTATCCTCGCCGTCAGGAGGCATCATGATCCGGCACTCACACCTGTCCTTCCTGGGGGCGCTTGTGGCCTTCGCATCGCTGAGCGGAAGCCCGGAGATCTCCCGCGCGGCGACCGTGACGCTCATGGTCCGCGTGCCCGCGACGACGCCCGCGGGCGCGCGCGTCTTCATCTCCGGCAACATCGACGCGCTGGGACCGTGGAACCCGGCGGGGATGGAGCTGGGCGACCTCGGCGGGGGGCTCTACGCCGTCACGCTCGAGGTGCCGGACGCGTTCGACTTCGAGTACAAGTTCACGCGGGGAACCTGGGAGACCGTCGAGAAGGGCCCGGGCTTCGAGGAGATCGCGAACCGCCGTCTGGAGCGGGCGAGCAGCACGACCTTGCGCGACGAGGTGGCGAACTGGCGGGACCAGGGAGAGGAGCGACGAGGCGCTCCCACCGTCGTCGGGGACCTCCGCGTGCACGCGGACTTCCCGTCCGCGGCCCTCGGCGGCGGCCGGACCGTCCACGTGTTCCTGCCTCCCGGGTACGAAGAGGACCCCGACGCGAGGTATCCTGTCCTCTATATGCACGACGGGCAGAACCTCTTCGACGCGCGGAGCGCGTTCATCGGCGTGGAGTGGGGCGTGGACGAGACGGTCACGCGGCTCGTCGAGGCCGGGCAGATCGAGCCCCTCATCGTCGTCGGCATCGAGAACGGCGGCGAGCGGCGAGCGGCGGAGTACACGCCCGTTCCCGACCCGAGCCGGCCGCACCGCGGCGGCGAAGCCGACCGGTACGCCGCGTTCCTCCTGAACGAGCTCAAGCCGTTCATCGACGCGACGTACCGGACGCTTCCGGACGGCAAGCACACCGGCGTCATGGGCTCGTCGCTCGGCGGCATCGTCTCCATCTACCTCGCCTGGACGCACCCCGGCGCGTTCTCGCGCGTCGGCGCGATGTCCACGGCCTACAAGTGGGCGGACGGACAGATCGTGGACTTCGTCAAGGAGTCGCCGCTGCCCCGCGGTCTCCGCGTGTGGATCGACATGGGCACTGCCGAGGACCGGAGCGACAGCGACGGCGACGGCGTGCCGGACATCATCGCGCTCCACCGCAGGATGCGCGACGCGCTCGCGCTCAAGGGGCTCGAGCCGGGGCGCACGCTCCAGTACTTCGAGGACGAGGGCGCGGGGCACGACGAGCGCGCCTGGGCCGCCAGGCTCCCGGCAGCGCTCCGCTTCCTCTTCCCGCCGGTCACCCCGCCGTAGACAGCCCTTCTGCCGATCGCAGCGTCTCGTGAGCGCCTCGCAAGGGAGGGTCGAATGGTGCAGCAGGGATCAAAGGTGGCGCGCGTCGCGCTTGCCGCCGCGGCGTTCGCGGTGGCCGTCGCGGGGAGCGGGGTCGCCGCCGCGCGTGGAGAGGCTCTCACCGCGGCGCGTCCGACCGTCAGCGCGGAGGGCGGCAGCGTTGTCCTCAACCCCCGGCGCCCCGCTCCGTCGCCCGACGGGCGGCTCATCGCGTTCACCTACATGGGCGACCTCTGGGTCGTGCCTTCGGACGGCGGCCGCGCGGAGCGCCTGACGGTCCACGAGGCGGCGGACGACACGCCGCTGTGGTCGCCCGACGGCTCGCGGATCGCGTTCACGTCGAACCGCGAGGGCAACGAGGACGTGTACGTGATGCCCGCCGCCGGCGGCGCGCCGACGAGGATCACCTGCCACAGCGGCTGGGACGAGGCCCAGTGCTGGACGCGCGACGGCCAGAGCGTGCTCTTCGGGTCCTACCGCGACACGCTGCGGGCGCAGCTCTACATCGTGCCGGCCGCCGGCGGCGCCCCGCGCCGCCTCATTCGCGACCGGGCGATGAGCGCCGCCGTGTCGCCGGACGGCCGCTGGGTGGCGTTCGTGCAGGGCGGCACCGAGTGGTGGCGCCGCCACTACCGCGGCAGCGCGTCGCGGGACATCTGGCTTCGAGCCTTCGACGGCGGACCGAGCTACCGCATCGTTGCCTCGCCCGGCGACGACGACCGGCCGATGTGGGGCGCCGACGGCGCGACGCTGTACTTCGCGTCCGAGCGGGACGACCGCGTGATGAACCTGTGGAAGGTCTCTCTGACGCTTCCCCCGCCCGGCGCCTCAGGCGAGCCCGTGGCTGGCGATCCCGTGCAGGTGACGCGCCACGCCTCCGGCGCCGTCCGCTTCGCGAGCATCTCGGCGGACGGCACCCTCATCGCGTACGAGTGGAACGCGGGGCTCTGGAAGCTCAGGGTTCGCGACGGCGAGCCCGAAGAGGTCCCGATCGACGCGCCGAGCGACCTCAAGTGGAACAGCGAGCTCCGCACGACGCTGTCCGGCGGCGTGACCGAGTTCGCGCTGTCCCCCGACGAGGACGAGCTGGCGGTCGTCATGCGCGGCGAGATCTACGTCTTCTCCTTCGAGGACGGCGAGACGGGTCGCTCCCAACGCGTGACGCAGACGGCCGCCCGCGAGCGCGACATCGCGTGGATGCCCGACGGCCGGACGCTCCTCTTCGCGTCCGACCGCGAGGGGAACTACGACCTCTACGCGGTCGCGTCGG
Proteins encoded in this region:
- a CDS encoding glycosyltransferase, whose protein sequence is MSDDRLSVLHIIESPSWTGAMAQTLALCEGLAKRGHRVTLVTTGGSILDGRARAAGIDVVPMDLISELHPLVIGRLARLIAARSVDVVHAHRAHAHTLGLIAAALTRRPFVVSRRVAHRPKDNLGSRIKYTSGVVTRIVAISQAVKDVLVDYGVDPERISVVYSGTDTTRYRPGLDGGRVRRELGVPDRAPLIAKVANFYPGWKGHDVFLRAARLVLEAVPDAWFLLVGKSTDSEAMRTAVAAAGLGHRVVMAGYREDIPEVLAAMDVLANSPRSREGLSVAILEALAAGRPVVATRVGGIPEIVLDGETGLLVAPEDPRALADAVVRLVSDRELAARLCANAVRLVRDRFTFERMVEGNERVYTSIVSGRPGR
- a CDS encoding NTPase yields the protein MNSESRQGGPTFVADAMLGRLAKTLRMLGYDAAYAAHAPDEEIRLAALRDGRVILTRDREIAATRLPVRVVLVEGDRVADQLRFVARELGLSPDPAGFFSRCLRCNVPVTEAHADEMGGLVPPYVLATQSRFARCPSCGRVYWAATHVARARAWLRSVLGERGGGAGVATRRKNVLVTGRPGVGKTTLIRAVASRLGVRAMGFVTREIREGGERVGFLIEDLDGSASGVLARVDLESPYRVGRYGVNRDDLERVGVPAVERAVAGARLVVMDEIGRMELCSERFQRAVLTALDSPVAVLATVQDRSNAFLDAIRARDDIVLLRVTEATRDAVRDEAVRALRVLLARDGAGPDGSPGA
- a CDS encoding glycosyltransferase family 4 protein, yielding MESLGVEPGAPVVVAVGRLARMTGFDALIRAFAEVRSQVPGARLVIVGEGGRRKDLEEEARRAGVAEAVVFAGFRDDVRDLLGAADVFALSSFNEGMANTLLEAMSVGAPIVATDVSGTREAVRDREDGLVVPPGDERALARAIEELLRDPALARRLGGSALARARSLFTYERMAEDLEGLLLDAAVSRRRGAPRGPEATCRP
- a CDS encoding SagB/ThcOx family dehydrogenase, which produces MAGTQRSRRPREGKRPEAPGGEGVGTPQSEAAGAVFELPTPIAEGGLPLWQVLASRRSVRHYGSRPMTTAALSQLLWSTHGVTGRSGARELRNAPSAGACYPIDAYVVVNNVKGLDPGLYRFIPDDHALMLIRAGDVGAEVAKAALGQTMCKQASVTLLWTAVLPRTTGRYGERGHRYVFLDAGHVGQNTYLAATALGLGCCTIGAFDDEAMDRVVGADGTVETTVYGASVGPSIEDRQPPGRRIR